The following are encoded in a window of Gymnogyps californianus isolate 813 unplaced genomic scaffold, ASM1813914v2 HiC_scaffold_32, whole genome shotgun sequence genomic DNA:
- the HOXC13 gene encoding LOW QUALITY PROTEIN: homeobox protein Hox-C13 (The sequence of the model RefSeq protein was modified relative to this genomic sequence to represent the inferred CDS: inserted 2 bases in 2 codons), with the protein MTAPLGXPPRWPDGLACRCEDAPREKNRMEGLGHCREMMPHAGLAVPTAPPPPPPPQGAAYAELAAAEPPXQCPSGAASSAALGYGYPFGAGYYGCRLSHSHGVNLQQKPCAYHPGEKYPEAGGPLPGEELPSRAKEFAFYPGFPGSYQAVPGYLDVSVVPGLGGHPEPRHDALLPMEGYQHWALSNGWDGQVYCSKEQSQSAHLWKSPFPDVVPLQPEVSSYRRGRKKRVPYTKIQLKELEKEYAASKFITKEKRRRISATTNLSERQVTIWFQNRRVKEKKVVSKSKTAHLHAT; encoded by the exons ATGACGGCACCGCTCG CTCCCCCGCGCTGGCCCGACGGCCTCGCCTGCCGCTGCGAGGACGCCCCGCGGGAGAAGAACCGCATGGAGGGGCTGGGGCACTGCCGGGAGATGATGCCCCACGCGGGACTCGCCGTACCTACCGCCCCACCGCCACCACCGCCGCCACAGGGAGCCGCGTACGCTGAGCTGGCGGCCGCCGAGCCCC GGCAATGCCCGTCGGGGGCGGCTTCCAGCGCGGCGCTGGGCTACGGTTACCCCTTCGGTGCGGGCTACTACGGCTGCAGGTTGTCCCACTCCCACGGAGTCAACTTGCAGCAGAAACCCTGCGCGTACCACCCCGGGGAGAAGTACCCCGAGGCCGGCGGCCCCCTGCCCGGCGAGGAGCTGCCGTCGAGGGCCAAAGAATTCGCCTTTTATCCCGGTTTTCCCGGCTCCTACCAGGCGGTCCCTGGCTATTTGGACGTGTCGGTGGTACCGGGGCTCGGTGGTCACCCGGAACCGAGACACGACGCTTTGCTTCCCATGGAAGGTTACCAACACTGGGCTCTTTCTAATGGCTGGGATGGGCAAGTGTACTGCTCCAAAGAGCAATCGCAGTCTGCACACCTCTGGAAATCACCTTTCCCAG acgTGGTCCCCTTACAACCCGAAGTCAGCAGCTATCGGAGGGGACGGAAAAAAAGGGTCCCTTACACCAAAATCCAGCTGAAGGAGTTGGAAAAGGAGTACGCGGCCAGCAAATTCATCAccaaagagaagaggaggaggatttcGGCCACCACCAACCTGTCCGAGCGCCAAGTGACTATCTGGTTCCAGAACCGGAGGGTCAAGGAGAAGAAGGTGGTGAGCAAATCCAAGACAGCGCATCTCCACGCCACCTGA